In Bacteroidota bacterium, a genomic segment contains:
- a CDS encoding transposase → WMYDYNFKRPHQSLNNKTPMEFLQHI, encoded by the coding sequence TGGATGTATGATTACAATTTTAAAAGACCACACCAATCTCTTAATAATAAAACTCCGATGGAATTTTTACAACATATTTAA
- the groL gene encoding chaperonin GroEL (60 kDa chaperone family; promotes refolding of misfolded polypeptides especially under stressful conditions; forms two stacked rings of heptamers to form a barrel-shaped 14mer; ends can be capped by GroES; misfolded proteins enter the barrel where they are refolded when GroES binds) has product MAKDITFNLDARDALKRGVDALANAVKVTLGPKGRNVIIDKKFGSPAITKDGVTVAKEIELKHPIENMGAQMVKEVASKTNDVAGDGTTTATVLAQAIVTAGLKNLAAGANPMDLKRGIDKAVEAVVADLKKQSKSVGDDTKKIEQVATISANNDSSIGALIASAMGKVKKEGIITVEESKGIETYVDVVEGMQFDRGYISPYFITNADSMETVFESPYVLIYDRKISNIQELLPILEKALQSGKPLLIIAEEVESDALSTLVLNRIRAGLKVCAVKAPGFGDRRKAMLEDIAALTGATVISEEKGLKLQSAELSYLGKAEKITIDKDNTTIVGGSGKKADITARVNQIKAQIETTTSEYDKEKLQERLAKLAGGVAVLYVGAATEVEMKEKKDRVDDALHATRAAVAEGIIAGGGVAYIRAVETLEKLKGINEDEQTGIAIVKRALEEPLRQIVANAGGEGSIVVQKVREGKNDFGYNARTEKYENLFAAGVIDPTKVTRVALENAASIAGMLLTTECVLSEQKEEKSEMPQMPAGMGGMGGMM; this is encoded by the coding sequence AAATGTAATTATTGACAAAAAATTTGGTTCACCGGCAATTACGAAAGACGGTGTAACTGTAGCAAAAGAAATTGAGTTGAAACACCCTATTGAAAATATGGGAGCTCAAATGGTAAAAGAAGTAGCTTCTAAAACCAATGATGTAGCCGGAGACGGAACTACTACTGCTACTGTACTTGCGCAAGCAATTGTAACAGCAGGTTTAAAAAACTTAGCAGCTGGAGCTAATCCAATGGATTTGAAAAGAGGTATCGACAAAGCTGTTGAAGCAGTTGTAGCTGATTTGAAAAAACAATCTAAATCGGTTGGTGACGATACTAAAAAAATTGAACAAGTAGCAACAATTTCTGCTAACAACGATAGTTCAATTGGAGCTTTAATTGCAAGTGCAATGGGCAAAGTAAAAAAAGAAGGTATCATTACAGTTGAAGAATCTAAAGGTATTGAAACATACGTAGATGTAGTAGAAGGTATGCAATTTGACAGAGGTTATATCTCTCCTTATTTCATTACCAATGCTGATTCAATGGAAACAGTATTTGAAAGCCCTTACGTATTGATTTACGACAGAAAAATTTCTAACATACAAGAATTACTTCCAATATTAGAAAAGGCGTTACAATCAGGTAAACCATTATTAATTATTGCAGAAGAAGTAGAAAGCGATGCGTTATCTACACTTGTATTAAACAGAATTAGAGCAGGCTTAAAAGTATGTGCTGTAAAAGCTCCTGGCTTTGGCGACAGAAGAAAAGCAATGTTGGAAGATATTGCAGCGTTAACTGGTGCTACTGTAATTTCTGAAGAAAAAGGATTAAAGTTACAAAGCGCAGAATTATCTTACTTAGGTAAAGCTGAGAAAATAACTATTGACAAAGACAACACTACAATTGTTGGTGGTTCTGGTAAGAAAGCTGATATCACTGCAAGAGTAAATCAAATAAAAGCACAAATAGAAACTACTACATCTGAGTACGACAAAGAAAAATTACAAGAGCGTTTGGCTAAATTAGCCGGTGGTGTTGCGGTTCTTTACGTAGGTGCTGCTACTGAAGTAGAAATGAAAGAGAAAAAAGACAGAGTAGATGATGCATTGCACGCTACAAGAGCTGCAGTAGCCGAAGGTATTATTGCCGGAGGTGGTGTTGCATACATCAGAGCTGTTGAAACACTTGAAAAATTAAAAGGCATCAATGAAGATGAGCAAACAGGTATTGCTATTGTAAAAAGAGCATTAGAAGAGCCATTGCGTCAAATTGTTGCTAATGCAGGTGGAGAAGGTTCTATAGTAGTACAAAAAGTTCGTGAAGGTAAAAACGACTTTGGTTACAATGCAAGAACTGAGAAATACGAAAACTTATTTGCTGCAGGAGTAATTGATCCTACAAAAGTAACACGTGTTGCATTAGAAAACGCTGCATCTATTGCAGGTATGCTATTGACAACTGAGTGTGTACTTTCTGAGCAAAAAGAAGAAAAATCAGAAATGCCTCAAATGCCAGCCGGAATGGGCGGTATGGGCGGAATGATGTAA